TTAAGAAagtaagatgaaaaaaatatacaattaaatttCTCTAATATTCTGtctttagtatttttcttatataaaaaacgGTAGCATGACACTTTTACACTCATTTGATATGTaagataatgataaaataattataaaagtctaaatttttatattttttaataaagaaaaaacgtaaaaaataaaaaataataatatcaaatgaatgtaaaaaaatttatatgtactaaagtgttatttttcttcttattaaaCACTAAAATGTATTACTTTTGTTGGAAATTACATATCGACACGAaagataaggtcaaattataatatataagtgaaatgcaaacctcaccttacaagccggttttgaggggttgagttaggcctaaaacttactttctaatatggtatggTTATAGCTTATCTTAGCgatatttcttatttcttggATGTTTCTATTCCATCAATTGTCGGGTCACTATTGGACCATCTATTTCTACTATCATACACGAAATCtctatacctcgacgtgaattacaagccagttttgtagGTCTAGTTAAGTCTAAAACCATCTTTCTAATAACTTTCCCacgataaatatttattgttaatatttttagtaaatttgaCATATGTCATATacaaaataacaacaatttaatcacctaacacatttaaaattaaaatatgaattaaatatatttttattatatgaatttttatgcaaaaaaaattatacatattttaaaaataaataaatattttaatctagttatattaattgttttaaaatgttaaacatattttttaattgtcattgaagtaaaaatatattaaacaataaatattaatatgaaatatttttacatattaacaaaatttaacataattaaattaaaatgattaaatttatttatttttaaaatttgagaactaaaatatattaatgttttagaTAAAATCGAATTATAATTTTAGGTGAGAGTTCACacactaaatatatatttaattcttagtCATGTGATCCTGTTTTCTAGAGTAGGTagtaattgaaattaaatcCATAAGATTCGCTCTAATTTACATTTCTGTAAAATTCTTCAAGTTTGAGTATAGTAAAATGACGAAAGGAAGGAAAATTTGTGTTTAAAGACATGATTTTTTATTCTGAATCCCAACATTCAAATACATAGTGTGCAATCTAGTCCTAATAAATTTCAGCTCATGGATGGTGTTGTTAGAAATAATATGGAGGTTAAAAGGAGTATTTATCATTTACTATTGGTTCAATAAGGAACATTACAACGTAGAATAACTTCAAAACTATCTAAATTCACAATACCATAGGTATTCATGTTGCTTATTCAATTCAATGGGAAATTCGACTTCACCATTGTGAATACGTacgtttaattaatttttcttctatttttcgcaaatttcaacaaaagaatgaaaaggaaTCTCTCAActgaaatatttcttttaatcacaTATATCTCAGTAATTACTACACAAATATAGTAATATTGTAGGGgttcattgttgatgatttttgtaacctcataaatttttatgcagttttttaagaaattgcagttaaaaatatactatttattttttaaaacatatttacgATAGTTTTTGAGTAAAGTTTTGGTAAGGGttagaaaattgttttatttccgtaatttctaatttttcctaattttgtgAGCGGGGGTTCCATCATCTTTATTTAGAGATGGAGAGCAtacttttatttagttaaacATAAGGcagatgagaaaataaaaaaatataaagttagatgggtgacaaaaaattatatccaAATCTATGAGATTGAATATGAGGAGACATTTGTGTCAACGACAAAGATGAATATAATTCGAGTTGTTCTCGCTTTACCTGCTCATTTTGGATGAGACATACACTAGCTGGATGTGAAGAATGCATTTCTTCATATAAATCTAGAAGAGGAAGTGTAAATGGAGATTGCCCTatgttttgaagtgaaaaatgaaagaaacaaggtatGCCTCCTAAAGAAAGCATTGTATAGTCTTAAGCAATCTCCTAAAGCATGATttgaaagatttacaaaagcaatggtttccttAGGATACAGATAAAGCCCAGGAGATACTTTATTCACGAAGCACTCTTATATCGGTAAACTCACTCTATTTCTTatctatgtggatgatatgattattgcaggagatgatgaaatagaaaaatatgacatcaaaagaaaaattggcaGCCCAATTTATAATGAAAGACTTAGAAAAACTCATATATTTTCTTGGGATAAAGGTTGCTTACTCcaagaacaaaattttcatcTCCCAGAGGAAATATGTAtttgatctcctcaaagaaacagaaaagttgggATGTAGAACCTCAATAGTCcctataaaacaaaatcatagaATTGAAAGTGAGGAAAGTGCTCCtgtagagaaggcccaatatAAGATATTGGTaggaaaatttatttatctatcaCATACAAGACCAAACATTACTTATGCAGTTAGtgtagtgagccaatttatgccCGACCTAAGAGAGAGACATATGCAAGCAattgacaaaattctccaatacttgaaCTCAAGTCCAGAAAAgggctattattcaaaagggaagacacattgactATGAAAACATATATTGATGCTGACTATGCGGGTTCTATTACTGACAGAAAATATACTTCTGGGTATTGCgtgtttcttggagatagtctgGTAACATGGAGGAGTGAAAAACAAGATAAGTATCTTTTTATAGTGCAAAAGCTTAATTTTGAGCTCTTGCTCAAGGAACGTGTGAAGGATtctggatgaaaatcattttagGTGACCTTAAAGTCAAGGTGGATAACCCTGTGCAACTACATTGTGACCATAAGTCTGCCCTAAGCATAGCCCATAATTCAGTACAACATGACaagaccaaacacattgaaactGATAGAAATTTTTACCAAAGATAATCTATACAGATactttgtgattacaactcatgttcctacaaaactttaaataacatataaatttggaattattgatattcatttaccaacatGAGAGGGAGTGTTGTAATTATGGGAAAtatggtttaataggttcggaggtccctatttttgcgGATTCATTCCAATTGGGTCCTCTAATTTTGGAAGTGCTCAATTGGGTCCATGCTGAAGCATCCTTTTATTTCTAGGTGACACGGTCTAAGCTTTATACGtggatttttataattttaaattataaattataataaaagcaaaattaattatttctttcatttcccCTGTGTTCATTCTTCCCTCCTAATCTTTTGATTATTTCACCACTTTCCCAAACAACAAAATCCTAGATTCTCTATTTCGCTTAATTCTCTGAGTTCTACACCCAAAAGGCAGAAGATACTCTAAATTTcccaaattttcaatttttttctttcaatcacaTCAGTGCCTCAGTTCTCTGATCACCTTATTTCTTGAACGatgtttcttccattttcccTTTTCATAAACCCCAATTCTTTCACGTGGATCTGTGGAAAATTGGCATCTTTAGTCACGAATGCATATGGCCTAGTTTTATTCACCATTTTCCTCTAAATCGGTTGAATTCTCATTATTGTTGGTTTATCTTGAGGTgagacattttttttctttgttgccaATCAGTTTGCAGTAACAGCAACAATGATAGATGACATGCTCATTCATTTCTCGTCCAACTCTTCAAACCAGTTCGATCATTCTCTGCCTACAAAGATTGCAAAGTTGGAAGCTCGTATGGTTGGTAAGGGTTCCACAACCTCTTCTCAGCCCACAAACTCTAATTTATCTAATTTCCTCAATTTCACAAACACTCCCTATCTCTGACGTCAAAATAGGAAACATTACTTtaataagttataattatatttccaGAAATCATTAATTCTgcttttgttataatttaaaatgataaaaatccACATATAAAACTCATACTGCGCCACCTAGAAATAAAAGGATGCTCAACATGTCacctatttaaaaatttaacgctGTCCAttgcatttaacggaaaggaaattattgaatcaaatttatcaaattaggGACTCAATTGAGCACTTCCAAAATTAGAGGACCTAATTGGAACGAATCTGCAGAAATAGAAACCTTCAAACCTTTTAAACCTaggaaatatttataaaatcttcttaattagaaaaatatctatagaatcttCTTAAATAGAAAAGATAAGTGTATGATCTTCTAGATTACTATTtagtacattatttttttatttttcttttttagaataTTAGATTGTTACatatagaaataagaaaactgTAATTGTCatgattgaaaataataaaaccaatCTCATTTTCAAGTCTAAGTCTATGTTTACCTTACATCAAGAAGTTGTGATGGTGACATGTTTATGCAatatatttctctctttttatctttatgttaagttgtaaaattttatgataaaatatggtTAAGCAAATAACTAAGAACAACATTAGAGGATGGCCAATTTGAATGCTCCAAAAACTTTTTGAAGACTTTAAGAAGGGGTCCAATATCTTTGACACATTTAGAGAACCCAAAACCAATCACCAAATCAATCCTATTACCCGACTTTTCCATGCAATTGCAAGAGAGAGCAAACAAAAAGTGAAGGCAGACAAAATGTACAATGCGACAAAATCATTGATTTATTACACGACTCACTCTCAAACGCTGATAGATTCCTTAGAATCCAATGCCCTCTCACCATCCTCTTTAGCAGCACCAAAGTCACTCACATTTCCAAAAAGCAGAACCACAATGCCGACAAGGCCACTGCAAAACGCAGCCCCAAAGGAAGTTCTCACACTCCTCGGCACCACTGAACCCACCACGAAACCTCCAAACAAGCCAACACCTCTCACCCAACCATACCAAAAAGAACACCCACCCTCTTCACCACATGGAGCAGTTTCCAACATCAAAACCCTTCCAAAAGTGTGCAACAACCCACTTGATGTGCCCTGAATAGCCCCGAATACCAGCAAGTGCCCCCATTTCCAGTGACTCTCCCAGAAGTAGAACCCAAAACCAGAACTTATAAGCGACAAGAGTAACCCTACGATCTTCATTTTCGCAGAATTGGCCTTGAGTAGGTTCTGTAGTGGTTGGAATAGTAGTGGCAGAGAAACCAGAGGGAAGAGGAAATAGGTTAACCAGAAATAAAGCAAGTGCACTGGCACGATGCAGAGTTGGCCCACTATGAACAGCACCCCACCAGTGAAAATGCCCATTGTGGTAAACGAGGAGAGTAAAACAGAAACCAAGCATCCGATTGCATGTGGGTATTTGAATATTGTAAAAAGTTGAAGCCTTGAGGACAAAATATTTGGCACAGAAGTGGTTCTGTTTTCTGCTGTGAAGACATGCAACACTCCCACTAGCCATAACAAGCCACAAAATATTGTCACAATCCAAAGACTGATAAACCCACGTTCAATGGGCTCCCTAAGCATGTGGTAGGTGAAGGATGAGACAATGCATGCACCTAAACAGCCAACAGCAGTGGCAAAGAGAGAGATCCAACTAGAGAGTCTTTGTTTTGTGGAAAATATGGTTAGTCTCTTTAATGGTGATGGTCTTGAAATTTTAGGAGCCATTAGGGCTAAGTGGTGAGTGTGTGTTGCAGTTGAGACTGTGATTGCAACAACAATCATTGCAATGTAAAGAACAAAGATCTTAGTGGTTTTGAAAAGCCCCACAGGGAGGCAAAAGAAGAATCCAATGCCTGTGGCTGCAGCTGTGATGAATGATTGGAAAGAACCATTGatgtagagaaaaataaaggCCAGAATTGGAGCGGCTAGAGCAAGACCTCCACCCCATGCAATTGCTGTCCACTCCAAAGAGGAGAAGGTTGAACCATTCACTGTTATGGTGCGCTTTGTTAGTGTGCTGTACCTGCATGCAGCCATTCATGCAAACATTTAGTTCTAATGAGATTATTTGTGATTACTAGGTTAAACATGTATATGCATGCATcttcaattatatatttgatattttcagaaaaaataaagaaaaaaaaaacaagataaaatattaattagtataATATGATGTGATCAAAACATGGAAGTTGTGGTAAATTTTTATACCTAATTAAAGTTCAGTATAAGTAAAGTAAAATTGGAATGGAAATGTAGACATGGTCTTTAcggtattttattataaaaaaaagatatactTTGACACAATTATActcctttaaaatattattttttattctttcatcaTAAAACCATGAATGTAGGTGTGTTATCACCATTgcctttttattatatatgttaatctCCTAAAAAATGACATGAATAaggagatagaaaaaaaaaattaatctcaaAGTTATTTTCAGCATCTTAATGTTTTGTGAGATTTTTTTTGCTCAGTTTTAAATAGTtctataaaataactaaattataatcacattatttttgttgttttatttccatagattttgaaaatgttatactTGCTTTTTCTATCTATATCTATAATGATGAGTCACCAATAAT
This genomic stretch from Vigna radiata var. radiata cultivar VC1973A chromosome 7, Vradiata_ver6, whole genome shotgun sequence harbors:
- the LOC106768045 gene encoding uncharacterized protein LOC106768045, with product MIVVAITVSTATHTHHLALMAPKISRPSPLKRLTIFSTKQRLSSWISLFATAVGCLGACIVSSFTYHMLREPIERGFISLWIVTIFCGLLWLVGVLHVFTAENRTTSVPNILSSRLQLFTIFKYPHAIGCLVSVLLSSFTTMGIFTGGVLFIVGQLCIVPVHLLYFWLTYFLFPLVSLPLLFQPLQNLLKANSAKMKIVGLLLSLISSGFGFYFWESHWKWGHLLVFGAIQGTSSGLLHTFGRVLMLETAPCGEEGGCSFWYGWVRGVGLFGGFVVGSVVPRSVRTSFGAAFCSGLVGIVVLLFGNVSDFGAAKEDGERALDSKESISV